Proteins encoded by one window of Methanobacterium sp. CWC-01:
- a CDS encoding FHA domain-containing protein, with the protein MNLGKSGGVRQWSGLILIILVFILLVLAIFQRVTLSQWLQNEGLDVLYAVILAIIAGLGIEFFYRKFSTKSRFSKTTMVLKPRKVLARVNLPDGKHLTISKYNRIFGREDFLGVVVGEKLLYIGKEHFKITRMDDGFYIEDLDTKNGTWVNGENIQGLGKIKLMHNDEIDVAHALSTVYQEEDL; encoded by the coding sequence TTGAACCTTGGGAAGTCCGGGGGGGTTCGACAGTGGTCAGGACTGATCCTGATCATCCTAGTTTTTATTTTACTAGTTTTAGCCATATTTCAGAGGGTAACCCTGAGTCAGTGGCTCCAGAACGAGGGATTAGACGTACTCTACGCGGTTATACTGGCCATCATAGCTGGACTGGGCATTGAATTCTTTTATCGGAAGTTTTCAACCAAATCCCGGTTCTCCAAGACCACCATGGTTCTGAAGCCCCGTAAGGTGCTGGCCCGGGTGAACCTGCCCGATGGTAAACACCTCACCATCAGCAAGTACAACCGCATCTTCGGCCGGGAAGATTTCCTGGGGGTGGTGGTCGGTGAAAAACTACTCTACATTGGGAAGGAACACTTCAAGATCACCCGCATGGATGATGGATTCTACATCGAGGACCTGGACACCAAGAACGGTACCTGGGTCAATGGGGAGAATATCCAGGGCCTGGGTAAGATTAAATTAATGCACAACGATGAGATCGACGTGGCCCACGCCCTCTCCACCGTGTACCAGGAAGAAGACCTTTGA
- a CDS encoding metallophosphoesterase, giving the protein MKYVEGDLVTLPRRGRALVVTDLHGNLEDFNKIMTLWGKCFNRKCHLILTGDFIHAMGRENDHSIDIIEEMQYYSAKYDNFHPLLGNHEWATLTKILIYKGGVNQNLNFEQLLKKTFPDAWEEKLEEYINFFQTLPVAVRTDNQVFISHAGPTSVNSLEDIINLTRNGYLDNQPLYDLLWRREAKKRDVNQFLDKVNCQAMVVGHTPVDGYKLKGNLLILSSSYGKGRKVYLDLDLEQEINSGRDLESMIKFFR; this is encoded by the coding sequence ATGAAATACGTGGAGGGGGACCTGGTCACCCTACCCCGCCGGGGCCGGGCCCTGGTGGTGACGGATCTGCATGGCAATCTGGAGGATTTTAACAAGATAATGACCCTGTGGGGGAAGTGTTTCAACCGCAAGTGCCATCTGATCCTCACCGGCGACTTCATACATGCCATGGGCCGGGAAAACGACCACTCCATCGACATCATTGAAGAGATGCAGTACTACTCCGCTAAGTATGATAACTTCCATCCCCTCCTGGGAAACCATGAATGGGCCACCCTCACCAAGATACTGATCTACAAGGGTGGAGTGAACCAGAACCTTAATTTTGAACAGCTTCTTAAGAAGACTTTCCCCGACGCCTGGGAGGAAAAATTAGAAGAATACATAAATTTCTTCCAGACCCTGCCGGTGGCGGTCAGAACCGATAATCAGGTCTTCATCAGTCACGCCGGGCCAACTAGTGTAAACAGTTTAGAGGATATCATAAACCTCACCAGGAATGGTTACCTGGATAATCAGCCCCTTTACGATCTTTTATGGCGTCGTGAGGCCAAAAAAAGGGATGTGAACCAGTTCCTGGATAAGGTGAATTGCCAGGCCATGGTGGTGGGCCACACCCCGGTGGATGGGTACAAACTCAAGGGAAACCTCTTAATTCTATCTTCCAGCTACGGGAAGGGCCGAAAGGTCTACCTGGACTTGGATCTGGAACAGGAGATAAATAGTGGACGGGATCTGGAGTCCATGATCAAATTTTTCAGATAA